The Ipomoea triloba cultivar NCNSP0323 chromosome 14, ASM357664v1 region TTGCAGCCTGAGAATCCTAAACCACGAGGAAAATGTCAAGCAGGGGAGGCGGGGAGCTACGTACTCTGATCTCCATGCTACAAATTTTCAGTTTGCTGGCAAAACATATAGATATAGTAACAAGCATACAGAATTGTTACACAAAACATGTAGTTCAGCGTCTTCCAGATGCCACAGATTCGGCAGAGAAGAGGTACTTCACTCGTGAAAGAATAGAATCCTGTGCAGGATCGTAGGGATGGTCCTTTGAAGGAATCTCCAGGATGGCTGGTACCGGCTTGTTATAACCATCAACCAAAAACCTTATCATGTTTGCAACCTGAACATTGAAGTGCGGTGGAAAGGATTATAGCTTAATCTCAAGAACAAATGATTGTAAAACATTAAGGGAGCTGTTAGCCCGTAAACATTCCTAGTGGAGTAGTTGTAGCACAAcgatttgatttaaaaaaatccaATGCGTTATACAATTTCCAGATGTATAAAACTTTTCCAGATTGTAATAATGTTCCACAACAGTGTCATTTATCTATGCAACATACAAGAGATAATGGCGAGGAGGAAGCTTAAACTAAGTCAATATAACATTCAGGAAATTAAATAACGCTTACATATTGGCTGATCAACACTATTGCGATGTCCTCTCTTGAAGTGAACTCTTTAAAAGCATCTTCAATCTGTTTCACCGTAGTTTCTAAACCATAACAAGGAAAATAAATTGATTCAAACTTCTTTACgaaaaaagatattaaaaaaaataatattggtTTTGGAGGAAGAAATCAGAGAAAACAAAACCAGGCTATGTTTGCTTACTTTTCCACTGATAAAGCTGAAATTTATGAGTGAAAATGAACTAAGTATTCTACATAGTTTGCTAACAATACAGATggctttattttgaatttacagatatttgaattcaaatatgaaaaagaaaaacaaactcTTGATAAAGAATCAAACTTCACACTTTTCAACAAAATGGTGAGGCACCTTTGATGCTGGGTTACAACAAGAAATTATAGTCCATTGGTAACCAACATAGTGATTAATCATGCTCAAGGAACTGAAAGATAGGAATTCAAGGCCAAAAACATACTTGAATCCACAATAAGGTAGTTTGTTTTTCTCCTCAAGTCCACGTTGCCAACTCCAGCCATTAAAAATCCAGTGATCGTATCCTACATTTGCATATTGTAAGAAATCTCAAGAGAGGCAACTAATACAGCAACCACACCTCAGTTAAACCGTGAAACTTAGTACACACATCTCTTTTGTCCATCCATAAATTATATGCAACCAAACACTTGTCAATCTGTGTTCATGTGACAACTAAATTCCCATGGCACTTCAACAGAGAATCACAAAAGAACTGGTGGTACTTAGACATTCTACAGAACACACTCCAACAACTTCCATCCTTAATTGATTTCATGTATTTTGCAGGAAAACAATTGATTGACCTTTCTGATTAAGTATGAACTGAATACTAGCAGGCAATTTACCAAAATACAATTTAAGTATGAAAACATACAGGAAAATCATGATTTGATTCTAAAGTGTTGCAAGTCAAGCCACAGATTAAACCCCTAAACACAAAATTTGCACAAAGCAATACAAAACTGGCATTTATCGTAGAGTAAATCAATTAAAGTTAGCATCGTTTACCTCATCACCAATCATAGCAATGAGTGCCGAGTTGCTGGTGCGGATCTGAGGTCGGTTTGCCATCCTAAACAAATTTGCTTATGCAGCTGCAAAAATCGAtcaaacaaaattgaaaatttcgaAACGTTTAAGCTAGCTTCTGCTAGTCAGACAACACAATTGATCGGATCGCGCTTCTTTTATATGACAAATGAATATGAATCTAAAGAGCATGATTTGGGgcaaaaaggaaaggaaaaaaaacctGAAAATTCACCGTTAACAGACACCTTGTTCCTGGTGGTGTTTGGACCTCAATTGGTGTAAATCAGTTCAGTAAATCCAACGAAAACTCTGTGAAATTGGAGAAAGACGAATCGCTAAATGGGCTAGGCCGGGCTACTAGTGATGGTCCGATCATGGTGATTACCTTTTTCTATGACTCGTTGGGCCTAACATCAAATTTTTACAGGAAGTATTGcccagttgttatgccatggacatGGATCAAAACGGCAAACGGCAAACGACAACTTCAAATTGACGttgtttgaatttaaaaaagaaaaattactttcttgtttatttttaaaattcgttcttttatatttataatttttgaactctatatttacaatgttagatctcaatatacaaaattacataattCAATATTCACATATTGACGTTTATGTTTTCCGtcttatatattttgaaaataaacttaCTTTTTAAATCAACTCGAGAATATTATTAGAAAATACAATCATACTCTTATAAAGATACAACTTCCATAATAATATAGATACAAATGCATGCCAATTAGAAGAAGTATTAAACATAAAGAAGTTATACCATACATTTTCAGTCGGAGAGGAAGATTGGGGTCGCGTTTAGGTGCACACAAGTTGCACGCtatgttatacaatttaattaaaaaaagaaaaagaaaaagaattttgTTAACTTTTGcatgaacaaaaaatcaatgttTTTAGATGTGGATGACCAATTTGGactaaaattttgattttcctTTCGAAATGGGCATCTATAAAATCTATAGATCTAAAGAAattcttaaataaaaaaaaatcaacaaaaaaaataaaataaaaatgaaaatcaccacaaacatatatatcctaataacaaataaaaaattgagatcatgtaattaaaattaaagttgtgaAATGGAAAAAATGAATCACCTAGAtggtgccaaggaccttgtggtctaatggcatcAAATTCTTCCCTTTATacaggaggtggtgggttcgagcctcagtggagtcaataccgACACCTTTGCTTCAATAGGTTGGTAGCATCAGAagtttgaagatttttttttttaattacaaaattttaagcaCCTAAATGATATATCATCAtcataacataaataaatatataagaagaGAATATAGATTTAAATCATTAGCCGTAATATTCTAATACGCACTCATCTTGCACTGAATTGAGGTGATGGTAAGTGGTAGCATCAGAagtttgaagatttttttttttaattacaaaattttaagcaCCTAAATGATATATCATCAtcataacataaataaatatataagaagaGAATAtagatttagggtgtgtttggttcgcacatgggaatcggaatcggaatgggtatcaaataattggtaatggtaatgggttttagtgagagtatttagcatgtttggtagttgggtggaatgggaatgattattaatagttgaggaagaaaatgaggaagggagatgaaacccttatataataagggtatgggttttcgaaaatgaggaagggagatgaaacccttatacaataagggtatgggttttctcattaatgaagtattccaaacccatagtagcattcacaaaacctatcaaccaaacacaagcaatcacttcatacccattccttatgcctaaacccaccaaccaaacacaccattaaATCATTAGCCGTAATATTCTAATACGCACTCATCTTGCACTGAATTGAGGTGATGGTAAGTGGTAGCATCAGAagtttgaagattttttttttttaattacaaaattttaagcaCCTAAATGATATATCATCAtcataacataaataaatatataagaagagaatatatatttaaatcatTAGCCGTAATATTCTAATACGCACTCATCTTGCACTGAATTGAGGTGATGGTAAGTGGTAGCATCAGAagtttgaagatttttttttttaattacaaaattttaagcacctaaataatatatcatcatcataacataaataaatatataagaagaGAATATAGATTTAAATCATTAGCCGTAATATTCTAATACGCACTCATCTTGCACTGAATTGAGGTGATGGTAAGTGGTAGCATCAGAagtttgaagatttttttttttaattacaaaattttaagcacctaaataatattttttttttttaattacaaaattttaagcacctaaatgatatattttttttttaattacaaaattttaagcaCCTAAATGATATATCATCAtcataacataaataaatatataagaagagaataatatcatcatcataacataaataaatatataagaagaGAATATAGATTTAAATCATTAGCCGTAATATTCTAATACGCACTCATCTTATTTAAATCATTAGCCGTAATATTCTAATACGCACTCATCTTGCTTAAATCATTAGCCGTAATATTCTAATACGCACTCATCTTGCACTGAATTGAGGTGATGGTAAGTGGTAGCATCAGAagtttgaagattttttttttaattacaaaattttaagcacctaaataatatatcatcatcataacataaataaatatataagaagaGAATATAGATTTAAATCATTAGCCGTAATATTCTAATACGCACTCATCTTGCACTGAATTTATAGAGCATTTGCTCCATGCAAGAAATATCACTACTTGTCTTATTCTCAATTTCTCGtaattatttgatatttattaATCCGTATTAATACCCTCATTAGTATTTTCATTAAGACCTTGACATATATTTTCGAACAAGGTAACATAGCCACATAGGTAACATTCTAAAAccatttaaacttaaaaaaaaaaaaagtaaaaacataatattaacataattattttactttattgagaagatatttatttaatagttGTGTGCATATATGGAATAtgatagaaaaataatttaatacattaatgtAATTAtagaatatattaattaattgtaagatTTAACTATTTCATACTTTTATACATTGATAATTAGTGATATTTAATATTTCTTCACAGGCGGAAAAATAATATAGGGAAaagaaaattatagaaatgaaataattaCTCTTACTTTAATAGATATTCATAAATTGGTACTATCATAGTGGAANgggggggggggggggggggggggggggggggggcaattaatttctttatttattgatatttttagaattttatcaTTTATAGTTTCTCATTCTTTTATGGAAAAGtgtaaacaatataataactcACCCATCAAGTCTTTTTACTTTATGCATCAGTACAAATGTACAATCATAGCGGAAAAAAGAATTAGGGAGTGTTTGGTTTATACATTAGAATCGGAATCAAAATTGTAACTgaaattaaatacttaatatataattgtaatgtgtttaagtattaaaaaaactcTTTGTTTGGTATTAAACAGAAATGGTGCAtgcaaaaatttaatttatttgttttttagaatttaaagttttaattttattctaaaaaagttGTACTCACACTTACAGTTTTTCTTTTATAGATAAGACAATTAGTGACTATCACCCACACGTGAATTCGGGATCGTTTTAAATTTTTAGcatcatattaattaaatgaataaatttcaattattataattctTTAAATGAATAACCACCACTGCAACGCACAACCACTTCCACACCGCCTCACAACATTTGCCAACACAATCGACCACTACATCAAGTGTTCCTAACATAGggaatatatgtgtgtgtgtgtaattacgATTTGGATTCTAATAttttcaactatttttttttctgttattACAATATCGATGCACAAATTAAAACGACTTGATGGGTGAGTGATAGTAAACATTTATCgataaaagaatgaaaattataaataataaaaattacgaAGTACAATTCTAAAAATCTCAACAAACACAGAAATTCGCTCCCTTTGAACCAtttcttttgttattataatatcGATGCACAAATTAAAACAACTTGATGGTGAGTTATAAACTGATAATCAACACTTGTCCGTAAAagattgaaaattataaataataaaaattacggGGTACAATTCTAAAAATctcaacaaacaaagaaattcACCCCCCTTTGAACCATTTTTCTGTTATTATAATATCATTGCACAAATTAATACAACTTGATGGGTGAGCGATAGTCAACTAACACTTGTCCATaagtttcccaaaaaaaaaaaaaaaaacacttgtccataaaagaatgaaaactataaataataaaaattacggagtacaaTTCTAAAAATctcaacaaacaaagaaattcATCCCATTTGAATCACTTTTCTGTTATTTAATATCGATGCACAAATTAAAATGACTTGATGGGTGAGAGATAATCATCACTTGTCCCTAAAAGAATGaaaactataaataataaaaattacaaagtaCAATTCTAAAAATCtcaacaaataaagaaattcaCTCCCCCGCAACAATCATATTACACTATTACtgtaataaaaatgaattactTTAATATTCTTTTGACTACAATCATACCAATTTATGAATAGCTATTTAAAGTACCATACCATGCATTATTTTCCACCTtgtttaaataaagaaatattaaaaatcaataattatcaatatatattaGTAGGTATGGAatagttaaatttttcaaatatattctattattacattaatgtattaaaatatttataaattctattccAAATATGCACACAACGATTAAATAAATATCTTTTCAATAcggtaaaataattaatctaataTTATCTCTATATTGTATATATGCTAAATTCGATCAGTGCAAGATGAGCACTTGTTTGAATATTACGACCaatgaaatatttatattagaCGAATAACAAACCACCAAGTATATTGCTCAATggtatcgtggaccatggtccactgtgGTAGACCACTAACAtgaggtacatttttaatacattaaaaatttatttttttaaggtacattatttgaatattaaatgtataatatatcttcatcttcagtacacaaataatatgcattttttttgaaattaaaattatacattaatTCATGGTCCACATTAATTTAGGTACGCGGACCAttgtccacaatataatttgccattttTAGCAAGTTGGGCTTGGCCGGCCTAGTACCGAGTATACCAAATTAAGGTATTACTCGGTAACTCCGTCAGACCGTTACACACACAGAGACATATatgctctctctctccctcactctctctctcaatCTCCTTCTAACTTTTGAGTTGCATTTGCGTATATTTCGTTGATAGAGTTGCTTTGCGATTTAAGAggtttttcattttattttactttttttttttattaaattgattttatttagttgtttatttatgttatgATGATGATATATCATGTACGTGCTTACATTGTTGTACAAAAAAATGAGTGAAATCAGATCTTCAACTCCTGATGCTACCAGTTACCGTCCAGGTGATATATCACACGAGTTGCACGTTGATTTATACAATTATATTCATATCTTTTAAGCACctacatgatatatatatcatcatcataacataaataaataaataaataaaacaaaaaattgatttaataaaaaaggaaagGAGTAAAGTAAAATGAAAAACCGCTTATATCGCAAAGCAACTCTTTCGATAAAACATATGTAAGTTCAAACTCGAAAATGAGAGACGTATATGTGTGAGTGTGACGATGGAATAACCGAGTATAACCTACATTTGGAGTACTCGATAGTAGGCCGGACCAAGCCCAATTGGCTAAAGGTCCAATCCAACTATACTTAGTCTACCTACATTAACCGAACCATTAATCGCACCCGAAAGACTAAACTCATTAGTTAACgtaatattgaataatatacttGTGTTCAGGTGCACATGAGTTGTATTCTGTgttatacaatttaaattttttataaggttGAATGGTACGATATATTTACTAATGTAAACTCAAACCCCATAAGTTTAGTGCACTTTATGTGGgatacatattttatttattcgcTTCTACTACTTGTACATGAGCTAATAACTATAACATCTGACTCATCAATATAACAAAGAGttgttaataaaatattaagggaTGTCATttacataaattattttatctttataggattactagttttatacgcgcattgcgcgaatgagttaatgcccaatgtttatatttaaataaatatttgaaagtatatcaatgcaggattatataggagaagtttataggtaattgaatgtcgaatttttttatttaaaatctaactcaaagtatatgaatccaagataatatagaaaattcattataattattactaaaataaatgtttgcaaccttgtaaaatcgatagtctaaatatttggtctaaaaatgatagtctaaataaatactacttttaatttgaatttttctaagtgttcttaattctcttttgagtaacattgtcattgtcatcatctttactatttgttcttttcctttttgttggtagtgtgttatttgcaattcggttattgttgatagcattgatgacaacgtcatgcaagattatgatataggagttatggactttcctttaggtgttctgcttggggttcatttggttcaactattattgttgaatgagttatgtggataaagaaatccctctagtttaagaaaaaagattaaataaattaataaaaatttgaaattttaaaatattatgtattccgaAGATATTAAAaagtagtttctcgcttcaatttgttgggtaatgggttatttgagtactttcattgtcaacaaatcccccaagtagttaatatggttggtttcaaactattcttttttatttttttcatgctattaaagaaatacatatgtatcatttttttggtgtaactactaatttatttaattcaataagagtaaaatagagtgattccgcttcaatttgttgggttatttgagtactctctttgtcaatcaatctccaagtagttaatataattagtttcaaattattttaaaaaaaattttcatagtattaataaaatacttggtaactaaatatataacattattttgtactataactttgatatttaattacaagatattgtaaaaataagataatggacaatgtaatgaatatcaattgttaAATTTGAATGTAGAGAATCTttgaatgagagaaaataaagaaaatataactaatgaaattatttctcttatttaatttaattttttgataataaataatttttttcaaataaaggtattgtagacacatacttctaaattaaagaaatacatatatatcattttttgttgtagctactaatttatttaatttaataagactaaaatagagtgagaaacttaattatgtcaaatttgattgagatgaggttcgaacctaaaacctttcttatagaaattaatgagtaagttaaaagttaaccgaatattaacggagaatagaatatttaacggaaaacttaacggataatcataaaagtaaggttaaattaggtaatctctattaataatattaatctgaattatcttaaccatctatttaattaaataattcatctgaaccatccatttgattaaataatttgaccgccattttttctaccaattttaggcctaactctctttggctcttattagtatagtagatatatatatatgatgattaaaaataaacaaactcaTGTATCTTTATAGCGTTCTTTTGGGATGATCATATCATATAAAACATAGTCAGCATATTCGttgatttctggaaaataatagaataaataatatattttaaaatgccgATAAATCGAGTTAAAAGATTTTGAGAATCATGCATGAAACAagtattgaaaattcattttaagaatgtatctaaaatgatgattttcttttacaaaatctAGTATCATCATTAGAACATATTGGTGCTTAAatctaattgaaattaaagttgtgAAATAGAAAATTGAATCATCACATGGATGGTAAGTTGTAGCATCAGGAGTAGAAGATCCCATTTagctgatttttatttttattttttttaaatgtaagcATCTACAtgatatatcatcatcatcataacatTCATaacatcaataaataaaaaagagaaaattattattttttaaataaggagaaaagtACAATTGAAAACCTCTTATATCACAAAGCAACTCTATCAGTGAAACATATGCAAGTTCAACTCGGAAATGAGAGacgtatgtgtatgtatgtgatTACGGAGTAACCGAGCATAACCTACATTAGGAGTAGTTAGTAGTAGCTCAGGCCAAGCTCAATTGGCTAAAGCTAAGGTCCAATCCAGCTATACGTAGCCCACGTTAATCATAGATTACACTAGAAagactaaattaattaaataattaattattaatgtagCATTGAgcaatgtacttttttttttttttttgaaaacagcaATGTACTTAATTCTTCGTTATTTTTCTGatctaaataatttattagtcGTAATATTCAAACACGCAATGCAATGAATATCATATCGCTTTTCTTATTCTCAATTTCTCGtaattatttgatatttattaATTCGTATTAATACCCCCATTAGTATTTTCATTAAGACCTTGACATAGATTTTCGAACATGCTCACATAGATAACATTCTAAtactatttaaaattaaaaagttgagaaataatattaaattaaatattttgatgtaTTGAGAAGATATTTATTTAATCGTTGTGTGCATATTTGGAAtagaattgaaaaattatttaataaattaatgtaattatagaatataggcaaaaacttgtgtgagaccgtctcaccatgagtcgggtcgggtcaagatgcaaatgtaacacttatatgcacaaatgtcatatttatatgctcaaatgtaatactaattaggaataaattttttgttacttattagggtaaatttaatacttttaagggaaaatacaatacttttacatttcaatttaaaagtattacatttttcctcaaaagtattata contains the following coding sequences:
- the LOC116003825 gene encoding V-type proton ATPase subunit F gives rise to the protein MANRPQIRTSNSALIAMIGDEDTITGFLMAGVGNVDLRRKTNYLIVDSKTTVKQIEDAFKEFTSREDIAIVLISQYVANMIRFLVDGYNKPVPAILEIPSKDHPYDPAQDSILSRVKYLFSAESVASGRR